A window of Macrotis lagotis isolate mMagLag1 chromosome X, bilby.v1.9.chrom.fasta, whole genome shotgun sequence contains these coding sequences:
- the LOC141497855 gene encoding LOW QUALITY PROTEIN: small ribosomal subunit protein RACK1-like (The sequence of the model RefSeq protein was modified relative to this genomic sequence to represent the inferred CDS: inserted 1 base in 1 codon), with the protein MTEQMTLRGTLKXHNGWVTQIGTTPQFPDMILSASRDKTIIMWKLTRDETNYGIPQRALRGHSHFVSDVVISSDGQFALSGSWNGTLRLWDLTTGTTTRRFVGHTKDVLNVAFSSDNHQIVSGSRDKTIKLWNTLGVCKYTVQDESHSEWVSCVRFSPNSSNLIIVSCARDKLVKVWNLANCKLKTNHIGHTVTVSPDGSLCASGGKDGQAMLWDLNEGKHLYTLDGGDIINALCFSPNRYWLCAATGSSIKIWDLEGKIIVDELKQEVISTSSKAEPPQCTSLASSADGQTLFAGYTDNLIWVWQVTTGTQ; encoded by the exons ATGACTGAACAGATGACCCTTCGGGGTACCCTTA GCCACAATGGCTGGGTGACCCAGATTGGCACGACTCCCCAGTTCCCAGATATGATCCTGTCAGCCTCCCGAGATAAGACCATTATCATGTGGAAGCTTACCAGAGATGAAACAAACTATGGGATCCCCCAGCGAGCCCTCAGGGGTCATTCACATTTTGTTAGTGATGTGGTCATTTCCTCTGATGGCCAGTTTGCACTCTCAGGTTCCTGGAATGGTACATTAAGACTGTGGGATCTCACAACTGGCACTACCACCAGGCGTTTTGTTGGTCACACCAAGGATGTGCTGAATGTAGCCTTCTCTTCAGACAACCACCAGATTGTCTCTGGTTCCAGAGATAAGACTATCAAGCTATGGAACACGTTGGGTGTCTGTAAATACACTGTGCAGGATGAGAGCCATTCAGAGTGGGTGTCCTGTGTTCGTTTTTCACCCAATAGCAGCAACCTCATTATTGTTTCCTGTGCTCGGGATAAGCTGGTCAAGGTTTGGAACTTGGCCAACTGCAAACTGAAGACAAACCACATTGGCCACACAGTTACAGTTTCTCCTGATGGCTCTCTTTGTGCATCTGGAGGCAAGGATGGTCAAGCCATGCTTTGGGACCTCAATGAGGGTAAGCATCTCTATACTCTGGATGGTGGTGACATAATCAATGCCCTCTGCTTCAGCCCCAATCGCTACTGGCTTTGTGCTGCCACTGGGTCCAGCATCAAGATTTGGGATCTAGAGGGTAAAATCATTGTGGATGAGCTTAAGCAAGAAGTGATCAGCACCAGCAGCAAGGCTGAGCCTCCACAATGTACTTCCTTAGCCTCGTCTGCTGATGGCCAGACTCTCTTTGCTGGATACACAGACAACTTGATATGGGTGTGGCAGGTGACCACTGGCACTCAATAA